The stretch of DNA CAACTCTGTATGCAGATATTATATTAGCACCTCTTAATCCAGATAAGTTTAGTGCGAAAGGGTTAAAAATCCTTAAACAAGAAGTAGATACACTAAATAGAAGTTACCATAAAAATATCAATTACAAAGTTTATCTAAACAAATTTAGTGGAAAAACAATTTTATCTGATAAAGCAATAGTATCGTTAATCTCTGATCCAGAGTTAGAAGGGAAAGTACTATCAACAACAGTACAATATGCTCAAGAGATACCAAATGTAACTGATGACAACAAAAATGCATTTAGCTCATTAAAAAAATCCAGTGTGCGTGATGATTTTGATAGTTTAACTCGCGAATTATTACAAATATCACCTATTCAAGTTCTCAAGCAGGAACTAAGCAAATCAACGAATGAAAGTATGGAAACTGCTTAAGACATAGGGAGCTTGGTTTATGCCAAATTTAGAAGACGTTCTAAAAGAACGCAATAAAAAGAAATTTGTTAAGAAAAGTTATAGACCTTGGGATTTATCGGGGGATAATACAACCTCTGACCACGCACCTAATAACGCAGATAAAAAACCATCTATTCCCGAACCAAACCGAGAAATGGATGGCTCGTTTCAATTATTGGAGTTTAGACAAGAAAAGCAAGATTTAGATATTGATTTAGGTAACAATGAGGTAACAAAAGAGAAGCAGCAAGATAACATTAATGTACCAATAGAAAACAATATAGGTATCAATAAGATAGTACCTCAGGCATCAATTAGATATCAAATAGATAGCACAATAGATGCCACGTCACTATATAATAGAATTTTACGTTTGACAGGTATTCAAAAAAGCATTTTAAACTTCATTACTGATGTATGTACTGTACGTAATAGTTTAGAGACAGGACCAATAGAAACAATTACTATAGCCACCTTGTCTAAAACTACCATTGGTACAGTAAAAACCTCATTGAATAGACTAATAAAAAATGGTCTTGTAATAAGAAATATAGGGAAGAAAGCCCGCATGGGTTATTTAAATCTAGGTCTAACAAAAGAAGTCTTAGATACAATTCTGGAACAAAGACAGAAATACAACCACATTTCAAACTCAGCGGAGTTTATAACTGCCTTTAGATATCAATTAGATAACAATGTTCCTAATAGTAGTAATAATATATTAAAAAATACTACTACTAAAAAAATAGAAATAACAATTCCAGAAGAATGGCAAAAAATTGATTTTGAGTCATTGAGTCATATTGGATTCTCTAAAACTCAAATTAAACAACTAGTAGAAAGAAACGATCCCGATGTAGTGCAAGAGTCTATTAACCACTTTGCTTACGGATTAGATAACAATCCCAAGTATAAAAAATATGAAGATCCACTAACCGTGTTAATGGGTGTATTAAGAAAAGGGCAGGGATGGTTTGAAAAAGATTATCGCTCTCCAAAAGAAATTGCGATGCAACAACTTTTGGAGATGAGAAAAGCTCAAGCGGAAAGACAAAAACAAATTGAAGAAGAAACATTTAAATGGGCGCTCAATAATTGGCAAGAAAATATGTCGTCAGAAGAGATCGAAAAAATTGCGCCTATCAATAGGAAAAATGGAGATATTACGCCCCAGCCAGCAAAACTCAGTTTGTATTTCAAGGAAAATGTTTGGCCCAAATTAAAAAAAGATTTGATACCTAATTAGATATCTGAATAGGTACCTAATTAGGTACCTAAATGGTTTGTTATTTTATATATAGTTGTGAAAAGGTTTATCCGAAAAAATGATAAAATTTAGTAATGAGCAGGTAAGAAAATATGGACAGAGTATTATTAGCGGTACTGGATTTCTTGCATTTCGTGATCTAGAACAATTCGCTAGAAATTACAATACAAACTTATATTATGCTCTAGATTTAGGTTGTGGATCTGGTAGATCAACCAATTTTTTAAGTGCTTTTTGTAAAAAGATAAACGGATGCGATATAGATAAAAATGCTTTACATAATGCGAAAAAGAGCAGCGCTAAGGATGATTCGTTGTACTTCGAGAACTCATTCGAAAGAAACTCTTTTTTATATGGGAAGTATACTTCAATATTTTCAATTCTTATGTTTTTTCATTTGTCTACAAAAGACGAGATAAAGGCCGAGTTAGTCCGTTGTTATAATTCTTTGGAAAATTTAGGAAATTTAATTATTGTTAGCGGAACAAAAAATCTTTATATGCGTAATTATTTAACAGTTAAAGGTGTAGGAAAAGCTCCTGTAGCTGATGGTGATATTGTTAATATAAAGCTTTTAACAATAGACTGTGAAATTACAGATTACTATTGGAGTGAAAATTGTATTATCGATATAGCAGAAACAGTAGGATTTAAGCACTTAGGAACACATTTACCTCTTGGATATAAAAAAGATCAAATAGATTACATTGATGAAGTCAATTTTGCCCCTTATTATTATATTGCTTTAAGAAAAAATGCATAAATATAAATTAAATATTGATTTTCAGAATAATAATCTGCTCTACAGTCCAATAGATGGTGGGCATAAGAAACCATCGAAATTGAAATTTGAGGATCTGGTAGAAGATCCTGATTTCATGAATAATTTTTCTGGAAAAGATGGATATCTTATCGGAACAGTTATTGCTTCTAAATCCTTAAACAAATTAAGCGTTGCCAGCTCATTGCCAAGATATAATTACTTGGTTTTAATAGCAATTTTATTTGTTACTATAATTTTGCTAAGCAATGTTCTTTCAACAAAATTAATTAGTGTTGGAGGTTTTACAATAACAGGAGCAATGCTTCTATATCCATTTAGCTATATTTTTGATTATATAATAACCGATATTTATGGATATCAAAATGCAAGAAGAATTTTACTATCTTGTTTAGTGGCATTGATCTTGTTTGATATTTGCATCTATTTGGTAATAATTTTACCTCCCTCACCATTTTGGACATTTCAACCGGAGTTTGAAACAGTATTTTCCAGAATGCTTAGAACATATGTGGCTTCAACAATAGCATTCTCAGTTTCATTTTTCATCTCGTCTTATATCTTTCAGAAGCTAAAAGTAAAGAATAAAGGTAGGTCATTATTTAAAAGAATATTTCAATCACTACTCATCTCAGAAATATCTGATACCTCATTATTTTGTTTTTTATCATTTTATGGAGTATGGCCTGTAGAATACATGATGAAATTTATTTTGGTTTCATATTTTACAAAAATTACATACGAGATTGTTGTGTATTCAATTATCACTAAGCCTTTAATAATGATTATTAAAAACGAAGAAAAAAGCGATATTATTGATTGGAATACAGATTTCTCTCCAATTAAATGGGAAGTAAATTATGATGAATCAAACAATGTATATTCTAGGCATGATGTAAATTTAGTAAGTTAATAGAATTTATAAGTTTAGAAACAGCATTTATATTAAATTTTTCCAAAATGGAAACTACAATATTTTTATCTTTAATATATTTGCTTTCTATATTTATAACTTTTCCAACGAGAATAACGTTATTTATTTCCATTTTTTTTAGAAGGTTATCAATCGGTTTAATACTTCCTTGATGTATAGTTCCTATCATATATTTTTTATTAAACAAAAAAAGAATAGTATCTCCATCCTGATGTGTTAATGGGTCATCTATAGATGCAATAACGATACTATCGTTGTTCAATATTTTACAATCAAAATTTTTATCCACTTTAAAACCGATGGTATTAAGGTTCCAATTATTGCTATTCTCTATAAAACCCAATATTTTTGTTTCTTGTGTTTCTACTAAATTACTCGTGCTTATTACAGCAATATAATTTGAATCTCTAATATCTTCTTGTGGAGTGTAAAAATCTTCTATTTTAGCTTCTAAAGCATTAGCTATTAAAATTGCATGATACAAAGAAGGGCTTACTTGTCCGTTTTTAATTCTATTAATTGCCGATTGACTGATTTGAGTTATTTTACTTAATTCATTTTCACTAATGGAGCTGGTAGCCATTAACTGCCGCATATTAAACGAAAATTTTTTCTTTAGTTGTTCTTCAGAAATAATAGACATAATTTTTATTTACCCTTTACAGGGTACCCCATAAAGGGTAAAATAATTTCGATGATACTTTAGTTTACATCAAACGCTTAATAATTGGCTATTCATAGATATGTTTTGTGAATAAACATTATCAAAATCATGTTTTTTACAGGGAGTAAAAATTGGATTCGGAAATCAATAATAAAAAGTATCCAAAAGTTTATATTTCTTTCCAACTTTCAGAACAGGCTAACAAACTTTTATCTGAATCTTGTATGAGATCTGGAAGAAAAAAGCTTCCAGAAGCGGCATTACGTCTTGAAGATCACCTCATACGATACCGCTCTATCTCCGAATTAAATCAAACAATCCCAAACCAATCAGAAGCAATGGACGCAGATCATGGCAGTACTTCGAATTCATAAAAAACAACAAAACTTTGTAATTCTCGATAAGACGTGTCTGAATGATGACTCCTTATCATGGGGGGCTAAAGGACTACATGCCTATCTGATGTCATTACCTGATGATTGGAAGGTGCGGGTTTCTGATTTAAGAGAAAGGGCTACAAATGGAAGGGATGCAGTTCGAGGATTCCTTGGCGAATTAGAACAAGCCGGCTATATTCAAAAATCTGCTTGCCGAGATGATGCAAGTGGTCGTTTTGGTGGGATTGAGTACTTTGTTTTAGAAATTCCAGAGCGCCAAAATCCCGGTAGAATCCCAGAGCCTGAAAAGCCGTCTTCGGTAAAAAATGAGCAAACAACACCGAGCCCTGAAAACCCGTCTCCGGTAAGCCCGGCGACTGGCAATCCGACGCCGGAAAATCCGACACTAATAAATATTAATAGAATAAGTAATAAGAAACTAAATAATAAAACAGCAGCAGCAAGCAATAGTGCTCCGGGTAAAGCATCGACTATTCACGCTCAACCACAAGCTGCTGCTGTTCTTTTTTCTCAATCATCAAATCATGAAGAAAAACCATTTGCTAAAGTCGTTAAAGAACAACCTCCAGTTGACCGCTTATCGCAAGAGGATGCATTGATTGGCACTGAACTTACTCAAGCCCAGAAACACCGTGTAACCTGCCTGGTTAAAAGCCTCAATTTTTCGCAAAAAGAAGATTTAAGTGCAGAGATTGAATTTTGTTTGCTTAATCCCAAGCATTTCACTGCCTGTGGTAATGACTTTAGTCGAAAACTCAATGCCATTCGTGGGGTCATTTTGAGGGGAGGTTGGCAAACACCTGCGGGTATGCTGCGCGACGTTTCCACAACGAAAAAATCAAACACTTCAATTGTGAAGCAACTTGAAAATGAACTTAAGGAGGCACATGCCGAAGTCAGTCATTTTCAAAAGTTGCTTACAACTGCCAGGGAACATACACGAGCCCATTTTGAAACGATTATTAACCAGGCTAAAAACAAAATTCATGACATTGAAGCACAGTTAAGACAAGTGATGTCTTCACAACAAGAGGCACCCTGTTGAGAACCTCTGGGGTGATTCGGGTACAGAAAAGAAAAAAGATAAGGAATAGCATGAAAAAAAACAGCAGAAAGTTATTCAAAGTGTTCGCAGTAAGTTCCGCAGCAGTGATAACAGGTTGTGCTGCAACACAAACAGCATTAGAGCATAGGTCACTGCAAGTCAGTACGAAGCAAAGTGAGACTATCTTTTTAGATCCTGTTTCTAAAGCGCAGAAAACAGTGTATGTGTCAGTGAAAAACACATCAGATGAAGAAATCAATATCGCGCCACAATTAAAAACAACCTTGATGAAACATGACTACACGGTAGTCAATAATCCAGGTTCGGCGCACTACCTATTGCAAGCTAATGTGCTCAAAGTGGGTAAGATGAGTGTTGCTGCAAGTCAATCTGCACTTGGTGGCGGCTATGGTTCAGTGATTGCAGGTGCTGTGGCAGGAACAGCTGCGGGAAGCTTAACCCACACAGGGACGGGAATGATTGCTGGGGGTCTTGCGGGTGGTCTTGTGGGTTTGGCTGCGGACTCGTTAGTGAAAGACGTCAATTACACCATGATCACTGACATTCAAATCAGCGAGAAAGTAGGGAAGGGGGTTAAGGTAAACGAACACTTCCAATCACGTTTAAAAAATGGAAATAGCACAATGACCTCTCAAACCTATTCGCGCAACACGCAATATCAGCGTTATAGAACACGTGTCGTTTCCAATGCAGACAAGGTCAATTTGAAGTTTGCCGATGCCAGGGGGGCATTAGAACAAGGATTAGTTAAAGTCATTTCGGGAATATTCTAATGACCCACCCAATCTAAACGACGATTTAATTCGCAAAACTTATAACTTTAATTGGTGTTAAAAATTAGGCCATCCAAGTGCTTAAGGGATTTGTACAACCTAAAAACGGAGAAAACAATGAAAGTAGGTAAAAAAAGATTCAGTTTGATGAACAGAGTAAGCTCAGCTCTTGTCGTTTTTTTGCTGTCAAAAAACGTACTGGCAAATGATTTATTGGCAAAAGCTTTGGAAGGGGATGTCAAAGATTCATTAGGAAGTGGCTCCATGTTTTGGAAAGTTTTTATTTTAGTAGACATCATTTTAGCCACCGCCATGGCTGTGAAGAGTAAAAATCCTATGGTGTTTGTTGGAGTAACTGCTGTTGCTTTTATTCCAGCCTTTTTACTTAAAACGTTTGTATTTTGAGAGGAAGGGAAGAATGAGCAACATGAACTATCAATTCTTAAACCATATTGATGCGCCTAAGAGAATCTTAACGTTAACCATGGACGAACTGGTGGTGGCAGGTATTGGTTTTATGTTGCTCATCATCTCGAATCAAAAAATATTG from Fluoribacter dumoffii NY 23 encodes:
- a CDS encoding methyltransferase domain-containing protein; protein product: MIKFSNEQVRKYGQSIISGTGFLAFRDLEQFARNYNTNLYYALDLGCGSGRSTNFLSAFCKKINGCDIDKNALHNAKKSSAKDDSLYFENSFERNSFLYGKYTSIFSILMFFHLSTKDEIKAELVRCYNSLENLGNLIIVSGTKNLYMRNYLTVKGVGKAPVADGDIVNIKLLTIDCEITDYYWSENCIIDIAETVGFKHLGTHLPLGYKKDQIDYIDEVNFAPYYYIALRKNA
- a CDS encoding queuosine precursor transporter — translated: MHKYKLNIDFQNNNLLYSPIDGGHKKPSKLKFEDLVEDPDFMNNFSGKDGYLIGTVIASKSLNKLSVASSLPRYNYLVLIAILFVTIILLSNVLSTKLISVGGFTITGAMLLYPFSYIFDYIITDIYGYQNARRILLSCLVALILFDICIYLVIILPPSPFWTFQPEFETVFSRMLRTYVASTIAFSVSFFISSYIFQKLKVKNKGRSLFKRIFQSLLISEISDTSLFCFLSFYGVWPVEYMMKFILVSYFTKITYEIVVYSIITKPLIMIIKNEEKSDIIDWNTDFSPIKWEVNYDESNNVYSRHDVNLVS
- a CDS encoding helix-turn-helix transcriptional regulator, with protein sequence MSIISEEQLKKKFSFNMRQLMATSSISENELSKITQISQSAINRIKNGQVSPSLYHAILIANALEAKIEDFYTPQEDIRDSNYIAVISTSNLVETQETKILGFIENSNNWNLNTIGFKVDKNFDCKILNNDSIVIASIDDPLTHQDGDTILFLFNKKYMIGTIHQGSIKPIDNLLKKMEINNVILVGKVINIESKYIKDKNIVVSILEKFNINAVSKLINSINLLNLHHA
- a CDS encoding TraY domain-containing protein; translation: MDSEINNKKYPKVYISFQLSEQANKLLSESCMRSGRKKLPEAALRLEDHLIRYRSISELNQTIPNQSEAMDADHGSTSNS
- a CDS encoding replication protein: MAVLRIHKKQQNFVILDKTCLNDDSLSWGAKGLHAYLMSLPDDWKVRVSDLRERATNGRDAVRGFLGELEQAGYIQKSACRDDASGRFGGIEYFVLEIPERQNPGRIPEPEKPSSVKNEQTTPSPENPSPVSPATGNPTPENPTLININRISNKKLNNKTAAASNSAPGKASTIHAQPQAAAVLFSQSSNHEEKPFAKVVKEQPPVDRLSQEDALIGTELTQAQKHRVTCLVKSLNFSQKEDLSAEIEFCLLNPKHFTACGNDFSRKLNAIRGVILRGGWQTPAGMLRDVSTTKKSNTSIVKQLENELKEAHAEVSHFQKLLTTAREHTRAHFETIINQAKNKIHDIEAQLRQVMSSQQEAPC
- a CDS encoding complement resistance protein TraT; amino-acid sequence: MKKNSRKLFKVFAVSSAAVITGCAATQTALEHRSLQVSTKQSETIFLDPVSKAQKTVYVSVKNTSDEEINIAPQLKTTLMKHDYTVVNNPGSAHYLLQANVLKVGKMSVAASQSALGGGYGSVIAGAVAGTAAGSLTHTGTGMIAGGLAGGLVGLAADSLVKDVNYTMITDIQISEKVGKGVKVNEHFQSRLKNGNSTMTSQTYSRNTQYQRYRTRVVSNADKVNLKFADARGALEQGLVKVISGIF